Proteins from a single region of Aquirhabdus parva:
- a CDS encoding metal-dependent hydrolase has protein sequence MNAKVDLLTTLKASFPVRRMDFEFKNVLKYWVNGDPCSTHMFSAMSVMFPDGERYFVDSVRAVRDMITDDPQLQKDISAFIGQEAMHAKEHHSFHLNAEVHGLDPESLERFTFNLLDKATKLIIRNGKQQRLAVTCALEHFTGTIAAQLMRREDIQNMMQDETMKHLWLWHSVEENEHKAVAYDVYEKIYGTGPAAYLNRVVIMAIAITLIIAVKFGFLTTLMYRDGQLTNFSSWKKGLSLFWGREGFFTQIIPETWDYFRPNFHPWQHNTHDLLNKYRAKLGMTN, from the coding sequence ATGAATGCAAAAGTTGATCTCTTAACTACACTGAAAGCGTCATTCCCAGTCCGTCGTATGGACTTTGAGTTCAAGAATGTTCTCAAGTATTGGGTTAATGGTGATCCCTGCTCAACGCATATGTTCAGTGCGATGTCGGTCATGTTTCCAGATGGCGAACGTTACTTTGTCGATAGCGTTCGTGCAGTCCGCGATATGATTACCGATGATCCTCAACTTCAAAAAGATATCAGCGCATTCATTGGTCAAGAAGCAATGCATGCCAAAGAGCATCATTCATTTCATTTGAACGCTGAGGTGCATGGCTTAGATCCTGAGTCGCTTGAGCGTTTCACCTTTAATTTATTAGATAAAGCAACCAAACTGATTATTAGAAATGGTAAGCAACAACGGCTTGCGGTGACGTGTGCATTGGAGCATTTCACTGGAACGATCGCTGCGCAATTGATGCGTCGCGAAGATATTCAAAACATGATGCAAGATGAAACCATGAAGCATTTATGGCTATGGCACTCGGTTGAAGAGAACGAGCATAAAGCCGTTGCCTATGATGTCTATGAGAAAATCTATGGGACGGGTCCTGCGGCATACTTAAATCGTGTGGTGATCATGGCGATTGCAATTACGCTGATTATCGCTGTGAAGTTCGGCTTCCTGACTACATTAATGTATCGTGATGGTCAATTAACCAATTTCAGCTCATGGAAAAAAGGGCTTTCATTGTTCTGGGGCAGAGAAGGCTTCTTTACGCAGATTATTCCTGAAACTTGGGATTATTTCCGTCCGAATTTTCATCCTTGGCAGCATAATACCCATGACTTGCTGAATAAATATCGCGCCAAACTGGGTATGACGAATTAG
- a CDS encoding diacylglycerol/lipid kinase family protein has product MSQASIQQQNDHRKKLISIIMNKGSGHRTPEAEPIHELLVNYFTKHGFDVQLHLAEQPHDLTRMTQKAVAQHQQRSGVIVAAGGDGTLNTVAQILLHGSIPMGIIPLGTFNYVARALDIPLAPLDAAHVIVQGIQSAIHVGCVNQYIYLNNASIGLYPRMIEQREQDNSRFGRFRAVAMLSGFAVLMREHQKLKLKLSVDGQIEPIESPLVFFGNNQLQLQDFKLELAECAAQGKLAAVAITEVTRFQMLTLIARLQLGTFEQAPEVTAFCAEQIRIDSKARQMKVAIDGEIIQVKTPLHFSVAQDALLVIIPEHKAQLKK; this is encoded by the coding sequence ATGTCGCAAGCATCAATCCAACAACAAAACGATCATCGCAAAAAGCTAATTTCAATCATCATGAACAAGGGATCAGGACATCGAACTCCTGAAGCGGAACCGATCCATGAGTTATTGGTTAATTACTTCACCAAACATGGCTTTGATGTTCAACTTCATCTTGCTGAACAGCCTCACGACCTGACTCGAATGACGCAAAAAGCTGTGGCACAACATCAACAACGCTCAGGTGTGATCGTAGCTGCAGGTGGTGATGGGACGCTCAATACAGTGGCACAGATCCTGCTCCATGGCTCTATTCCCATGGGCATTATCCCACTGGGCACGTTTAACTATGTTGCAAGGGCATTAGACATCCCTTTAGCGCCTCTTGATGCCGCGCATGTCATCGTGCAAGGGATACAAAGTGCCATTCATGTTGGCTGCGTCAATCAGTACATCTACCTAAACAATGCCTCTATTGGCCTCTACCCGCGTATGATTGAACAGCGTGAGCAAGACAATAGTCGCTTCGGACGCTTTCGCGCTGTTGCCATGCTCTCAGGCTTTGCCGTCCTGATGAGAGAACATCAAAAGCTAAAACTCAAGCTCTCTGTAGATGGACAAATTGAACCTATCGAATCTCCTCTCGTTTTCTTCGGAAACAATCAACTACAGCTTCAAGACTTTAAATTAGAACTGGCAGAATGTGCAGCGCAAGGTAAACTCGCAGCCGTAGCGATTACGGAAGTCACCCGCTTTCAAATGCTTACACTGATTGCACGCTTACAACTCGGAACCTTTGAACAAGCTCCGGAAGTCACCGCTTTTTGCGCGGAACAGATACGTATTGATTCAAAAGCAAGACAAATGAAAGTGGCAATCGATGGGGAAATCATTCAAGTTAAGACACCACTACATTTCTCTGTCGCACAAGATGCTTTACTTGTAATTATCCCTGAGCATAAAGCTCAATTAAAAAAATAA
- a CDS encoding metallophosphoesterase family protein, with amino-acid sequence MLLHLSDVHFGAEQDAVTDALRKLCDSLPLEAIAISGDLTQRARRSQFQAFFNFFNTLGVPWLVVPGNHDIPLYHLPKRVFSPFGHYESVFGDTEKMLETKHFHLVGVNSISPKHHTRGRLTPHQIERIGERLKLGAVGKHRVILSHQPFRVLRPYQERDIPTLVVHAAQHWADCGLDALLHGHFHVPVVLPLQAHFDLSKEVLDIQAGTAVSHRLRYDVPNSVNIIHPDLTVDRYDYNLHTKQFERSGQLWPLQHDAHQESA; translated from the coding sequence ATGCTTCTTCATCTCTCTGACGTGCACTTCGGCGCGGAACAAGACGCCGTCACGGATGCGTTACGTAAACTGTGTGACTCATTGCCACTTGAAGCCATTGCTATTAGTGGAGATTTAACTCAGCGTGCAAGACGTTCGCAGTTCCAGGCTTTTTTTAATTTCTTTAATACTCTCGGCGTTCCTTGGTTGGTCGTTCCCGGCAATCATGACATTCCGCTCTATCATTTACCCAAGCGCGTTTTCTCGCCATTTGGACATTATGAAAGTGTCTTTGGTGATACCGAAAAAATGTTGGAGACAAAGCACTTTCATCTGGTTGGGGTCAATAGCATTAGCCCTAAACACCATACCCGTGGACGCCTCACTCCCCACCAGATTGAGCGTATCGGTGAACGGTTAAAACTCGGTGCAGTGGGTAAGCATCGCGTGATCTTGTCTCACCAACCCTTCCGCGTCTTAAGACCTTACCAAGAGCGTGATATACCCACGCTGGTTGTTCATGCAGCACAGCATTGGGCAGACTGTGGGCTGGATGCACTCCTCCATGGGCACTTTCATGTCCCGGTCGTTTTGCCACTGCAAGCGCATTTTGACTTATCCAAAGAAGTTCTTGATATCCAAGCAGGAACTGCCGTATCGCATCGCCTACGCTATGATGTTCCGAACTCGGTCAATATTATTCATCCTGATTTAACAGTAGATCGCTACGACTATAATCTGCACACCAAGCAATTTGAACGATCCGGACAGCTTTGGCCTCTACAACATGACGCACACCAAGAATCCGCATAA
- a CDS encoding co-chaperone GroES, producing the protein MNIRPLHDRVVVRRVEEETKTAGGILLPGSAAEKPSQGEVLAVGKGQITDNGVRALDVKVGDKVLFGQYAGSTVKVDGEELLIMKESDIFGVLEA; encoded by the coding sequence ATGAACATCCGTCCATTGCATGACCGTGTTGTTGTCCGTCGCGTTGAAGAAGAAACCAAAACCGCTGGCGGTATCTTGCTCCCAGGCTCAGCAGCAGAAAAACCATCACAAGGTGAAGTTCTTGCCGTTGGTAAAGGTCAAATCACTGACAACGGCGTACGCGCTCTTGATGTCAAAGTGGGTGACAAAGTGCTGTTTGGTCAATATGCAGGCTCAACCGTTAAAGTTGACGGCGAAGAATTGCTGATCATGAAAGAATCAGACATTTTTGGTGTTCTTGAAGCATAA